A region of the Mycoavidus sp. HKI genome:
GCTTTTAATATCTAAGCTTTTCTTAGTGTGTTTGCTTAAGGATTGTGGCGATTTCTTTCTCTCTTAGCCCAGTGGCCTTCTCAATGAAAGCGTTGTCCATTCCCATCGCTCTCAAACTCTGAACAATGGTACTCGTTTCTTCTCGGCGACCTCGTTGTAAACCTTCTTGCAAACCTTTCTGCAGGCCGTCTGCCCAGACGTTCAATGCTGGGCTCCTGTCTAAGACGTACAATTCAATGACATGTAAGCTCTTTGATTTTATCGTCAGAAAGTTTAGTGGCTTGCTTGATCAAATCTAGCGCGGCACCTCCTGCTAGCAAATTCTTAGCAATTTCAAGCGCAGCTTTTTGCCAACCTTCGAGCAGTCCCTTTTGCTGCCCTTCGAGTAGCCCCTTTTGCTGTCCTTCAAGCAATCCTTCGAGTAGCCCTTTTTGCCGGCCCTCTTCAATTAAATATTGTGCAGCAGACATAATATCCTCCTGGTAATGTGGTGCAATGTTAATCATAGATTGGACAAATTGCTTGTCTAATCCTCGGCCTTCATTTGCTAGATAATATAGCAATGCTTTTCTTTTTTCAATAGAAATTGGATAACGCTCAAATAGCTCAAATATTTTTGGTGCAAGCTCCATCAACTCCAAACCATGAATGTGTTTTTGCGCCAATTCCATTACTGCACAACGTTTATGTGTCATCAACATCTCGTCTGGTATCGTCGATAACGCAATCAGTTGAATGGGTTCTGTTAATGCAAATATTTTTTGTGCTATTGGCTTGTGTCTGAAGCACTCTAAGAGACAGAGTGAGCCTTTATATGGATCTGTACCCCGATAAAAAATTAATGGCAATACCACCGGTAGCAATGTATCGCCTTGATTAAGGTGTTGTTTCATGATGGCACTTTGATAACGCCACAGCTTAAAAGGTGTTAACTTACCCACCGCACTTTCATGTTCTAGCAGGATATACGCTAAGCCTTGGTTTTTCATTACGTGGACTGAATAGACAATGTCGCTGTAATGCTGGCTTAAATTGGCCTCAACGAATGCGCCCGGAGCAAGGGATAGAGTATTGAAATCAAATTCTTGTTGCCAAGAGTCAGGCAAATGGATTTGTAGAAATTCTTTAGCAATTTCGATATCCATAAGAAATAATTTAAATAAGGCATCGTGCGGCATTGATAAGTTGTTCATCTAGCATTTATCTTGTTTGTTGACTTACCGCCAACAGGTTGAGAATGCTAAATATTCTGGCACGATGACCCAATAATAAATACTAGGCTGAATGGCTAATTTTTTTCCCTGAACGAGTTCTTTTTAATTTAATCATCCTTGTATTTGCCTTTGTGCGAATAAGCGAACGTTCATTGGACTTAAGCCTTGTGCATCTTGAATCGAGGCATGGGTTAAGGTGAGTTGGTTTTGAGATGAAGCCCAATATAACCCGACCCGCCAATCATTCGCTTTCGGTTCTATTTGCCAAATATGCGCGGCCCGCCCTTTGCCACCCGCCAATTTGATAATATGTTCCGCGGACTCAGGCCAAACGATTGAATCAACCCAGTCAAAAAAACAGGGCAGTGTCGCCTTGCATTCTCCTGTCTCTACTGACCACAGCCTGACCGCCTCATCCTTGCCACTCGACACCAAAAGCGTGTTATCTGGTGAGAAATTCACGCTCATCACCCAATGAGTATGTCCGGCAAGCGTGTGCACTATTTTTCCGCTGTCTACTTGCCATAGCTTCACTACCTTATCAGCCCCGCCTGACGCCAGCAGCTTGCCATCTGACGAAAAAGTCACGCTACTGACCCCAGGCCAATGCCCTTCAAGCACACGCAACATTTCTCCGTTTTCTATGTTCCATAGCTTCACGCTCCCATCTTTACTCGCCGACGCTAGGAGCTTACCGTCTGGTGAAAAATTCACACTACTCACCCAACTATCATGGGCCTTAAGGGTATATAGCTCTGCTTTGCGGTCTACGCTCCATAGCTTCACTGTGTTATCCCAACTCCCTGAGGCCAGGAGTTTGCCATCTGGCGAAAAACTCACGCTACTGATCCTTTCACTATGTCCTGCAAACGTATGCAACTCTTCTGCGTTGTCTACATTCCACAGCTTCACCGTATTATCCCAACTCCCTGAGGCCAAAAATTTGCCATCTAGTGAGAAATTGACTTTAAGCACACTGAGTGTATGACCTGTAAGCGTACGTAATTCTTCGCCGCTTTTTACACTCCATAGTTTTACCGTGTTATCCGCACTGCCCGACGCCAGATACTCACCGTTGGGGGAAAATTTCACACTCCTCACCCCATGACTATGCCCTCCGAGCATAGGCCGCTCTTCCCCGTCTTCGACTCGCCATAACTTCACCGTTCCATCCCCACTCCCCGACACCAAAAACTTGCTGTCTGGCGAGAAGCTCAACCCTTTTACCCTACCGCTATGCCCTTCAAGCGTAGACAATTCCTCGCCGCTTTCTACGCTCCATAGCTTGACCATATTATCTGAACTGCCCGAGGCCAGAAACTTGCCATTGGGCGAAAAATTTACACTACTCACCCAACCATTATGCCCTTCAAGCGCATGTAATTCTTTACCACTTGCTACTTCCCACAGCTTCGCTACCCTGTAATTGCCGGCCGCCAGCAATTCGCCATTAGGCGAAAAATTCACACTATTGACTGCGCTACCATGGCATTCAAGTGTACGTAACGCTTCTCCGCCTGCGGTGCGCCATAGTTTCACCGTCCCATCCTTGCTCCCCGACGCGAAAATCTCACCGTTTGGCGAAAAACTCACGCTCCTCACCCGGTCACTATGCCCGGCAAACGTATGCAATTCTTCGCCGCTTTCTGTGCGCCACAATTTCGCCGTTTTATCCCGACTCCCCGACACCAGGAATTCACCATTGGGGGAAAAACTCACACTATTCACCGCATCGCTATGGCCTTCAAACACATGCACTGCATCTCCGCTTTCTACTTGCCATAGCGTCACCTTTGTATCCTCTCCTCCTGACGCCAGGAATTCGCTGTTTGGTGAAAAACTCACACTATTCACCCTCACAGCATCATCCGCCCCTGCAAGCGTATGCACCAACTCTAATGCTTCAGTTCGATACAGTTTTATCTCGCCCTCGCTGGTACCCACAGCCAACCAGTGCCCATCAGGGGAATAACAACAATCAGACACCTTGCTATTCAACTCTAAACTAGGCAACTCACCAAAGTTAATGCCTCTCAACTGTGCCGTCTCTAAGTTTGCCCCACGCAACCATGCGCCGCGAAATTTGACTTCCCTTAAATCCGCCCCTTTAAATTGAGTTTGGTCAAAGACCCCATAACTTAAATCCGCTCCCGGCACTTTGATTTGGCTCAAATCTAAGCCATTCAATTGCCGGCCTGCCTTGACTAAAATAGTCAAAGCATTGGCCGCGGCTCTGTCAATGCCATCTCGGGTCTTTGACGCCTTGACCCACGCTAAGAGGGACTTGATTAAAGTAGGCTCCTGCCTTACTTGCTCGACTAAAAAACTCAGTACCGCTGGATCTTCCACTACGTTAAGTTGGTTGAGCAACGCCGCTGGCTGCAACGCAAAAAAATCTTCCAACTCGTTCCATAACAGACGTTGATTGTTCGTGGCACTAAGTTCCTTAGATAACTCTTGCCCGCTCCCAGCAGAGGTTCTCATTTCTTCCCATAGCGCACGCGCCACAAAATAATCCTGTAACGATTTATGGATAAAGCGATACTGATTATCTTGGCGGATTAACGGAGCATTAAAGCGCAGCAAACGCGTCTTTTCAGCGTTGCCTAAAAATTCTTCGCGCCAATCTCCATGCTTGGCATCACTTGCCGCTGAATAAGTGACGGTGACCGCTCGAGCTAGATGCAACGCTACCGCAAAGCGTTGACTAAACTCTATTTCGTGGGCCACAAACCCCTCTTCATCTAAACGCTCAAATGCCTCCTGTTCCGCGGGTCTTAATTGAATCCGCCCTAAGCGTTCTTGCGAGCGCGCAGACCAGTTGTCCACAAAGATGTCATAGAGCGCGACGCGCGTCAGTCGTGACTTCCGGCTCTTGTGCGAATCCAGTGTAGACAATACCTCTAAGGCCATATTGAGCATAAAGGGATTGCGCACCAGATCTTTTAATTCCGGCGCACCTTTAAAAGCCTGTTGATATTCTTGAGCACCCCATTTTGGCTTTACATATTTCACATATTGATGAATATAGTGTTCTATTGACGCATCCGAAAATGGCGCCAGCCGACACTCTTCGAATAAACGAGGTTTGCCTTGTGGCTGGAATTTACTTTGATAGCCGCTCCCTAAATATTCTGGCCGGCTACTCATGATCACATGCGCTTGCCACCGATCCAATCGGTTATCTGCATAAAAAGCACGTGAGCGCTGGGCCAGCTCATCATAGCCGTCTAGAATAAAGATAAAGCGACGTGCCTGACGTAACGCCTCTATCTGAGCCTTTGACAAACCCTGTCCTGCCAGATATTGCTCGATCAAATTCTTACTTGAATCCTCCAAGGTAGAAAGTGGAATAAATAAGGGGATAGGACGCTCCTGCGATGACTGAGCTTTGTGATAGTCATCCCATAAGCGACGGGCAAGGTGCCGGTTAAAGGTTGATTTGCCAGAGCCGGCCTCGCCCAACAACAAAAATACCTTTTTCTCTGATGCCAGAAATGCGCTCACTTTGCGCTCTAAATCGAAGTGCTCAGACGCATCAACGGTCAGCTTGCCCTGTGGCGCGACATACATCGCGAGGGCATCTTTTACCTCATCCACTTCCTCAAGCTCTTTTGCATAGTGCGCTTCTAATGCCAAGATATCTTTCTCTAGACCTAAAAACGCCAGCGGGGCCTTGCTGCTTTGCAACATAACGCTTTGCGACTGGGTTAAAAGAAGATCATCTCCCCGCGCCAGCTGCAGTAACTGAGTGCCCACTTGCTGCCAAGCCGGATCCCATACTGGCACAACGTAGTGATCTATAGCATGCGCTGTTTTAGCTTGCTGAAGCATAGGCGGCAACTGCTCTAGCAGTGCTCTGACTTGCGCTTGCATGCGTTCAGATAAAGTTTGGGTCTTTGCCAAGCGGCCTAAGGCGTGGCGGACAGCTTGCTGCACCCGGGCATACTGCCCCCACTGGCGGCTTTTGTTTTGCACCACATCACCTAAAAACTGAAGGGCTGCGGCTTGCGTGGTGTCCTCTGTTTGGATACGAGCTATTTGCTCTAAGCGTTGGCACAATCCTAATAAGAAGGCTTCGTTGCGGCTATATAGACTATGCCGAGCAAATTGCTCGAATGGCACCAGTTGGCCCTCTTCTAAGCAGGTATCTAAGAATTGCAGCGCCGCATACCAACGTTGCTGCTTACTTTTTGTTAAACGATCACGAATTGCCGTGCCGGTTGCCAGCACAGTGGCACCAAAATCGTTCATTTCATCGGCTAACTCGGCTAAACGCTTGACGGTCTCGCTCGCGCCAGAAAATGCCTCGCTAAAATGATCAAAAGCATTCAGCAATTTTTTCGGGTCAAAAGTCTGCACCACATGAGCCAAGTTCGTCGCGCCTAAAATGACGCTTGAACTCCGGCGCCATGTTTCTTGCCAACGGCTTTCATCATTCGGAATATGCGCTAAAGCTTGACGCGCGTAGTACGCTTGAAAGCGCAACTCGGGCGTTTGGCTTAATTTTGCTAAGACCTTATCTAGCGGTTCCTGAACCTGGATACGGTTAATCCCGGTAACGCTCGCTTTGGCCATCGCGTCTAAGACCTGTGAGGTGGTGTGCAGCAGCAACTGAAATTGCTGCACATTACCTTCTATATGCTCGCTAGATAAACGCCTCGTCAAGGTTTGCAACAGTTTGACTAAATCTCCTGCACTTTTCTTAAAGAGCGCTTCCGGCAAGTTGTGAATCATCATAGCCAAACTCTGGAGAGCAGATAGATCCAAGAGTTTTTCTTGTATCACCAGTGCATCATGAGCTTTGCCAATCAAATAACGGCATTTCTCTGGATCTGCGGTGGCCGCTAATGGCACAACTTCTCGCCAGAGATCTAAATCTTTGAAATCTCTTTGGGCGAAGGCCTCCAAGATATTACGCGCTAATTCGTTTAATTCTTGAGTTGGAGGTGATTGAGTAGATTGCAGACAGCGGGCTAAGTGGCGAGTATTTTTAATGTCACGCGCAGCCGTTGAATGATCAGTATCCACCACCACAGGCGGTAAATTATGCTTAAAGCAGGTTGCCCTGAGCGCCGCAGACGATAGCAGTACGCGGGCGTCTAAATTGACGGAAGAGGCAATTAAGTTTTGAAATACGAGTTTTTGAGGAAAACCTGGCGTTTTAACCACGCTCAATGCTTGCAGTTTTTCATCTGCGGCAGGTTGATCAAACGCTCGGGCAGCTTCGTAACTGGCACGCGCCTCTTTGATAAAGCCCATATCTCGCAGTCGATTACCGTGCTCAAGATGAGCTTGCGCTATATTTCTGTTAATTTCTGTATTTTTTTCGGCAGGGGGGATTTTATTAAAGAAGGTTTGCGCTTTGCTGAATAAGCGCCGGGCTTCAAGCAGATTTTGACTTTGCTGTTGGTAAGCCCGATCTAAGTATTTTTTACCTTCTTTGAAGTAATGAAGCTGGCTATAGCCTAAAGCATTGCGCTTGAAATTCGAAACCCCGGAGATTCTTTGCATCGTGATACATATGAGCCCCTCCCGGTTCACCAAGCAATTCCTTCCATTTCAAGCTGATGGAGCGACTCTTTAACCTTACCGCCTCATCGCCACTTGCTTGAGCCACCTATCACAAGCCCACATCCTATTCAAAATGAATGACAAATGCTATACAAGTTTGCAATGTGTATAGTCCCTCTAGCTTCTATTGATGGCACGAAATGAGCCGCTTAACTCACAGTTTACTGATGACCCCAGCTACGCTATGGATACTAATCGGGCTAAGCGTCATTCGTCAATCCTATCGTCTGGATTTGTCAGGAGCAAATAAAAATGCCGGCTTGGGGTCCGCGACCGCAGACTGATATAAAGCAGGGCCGCATAAAATAATACAATTACTCTTCATCGGAGCGCCGCTCGCGCATTGAACCCGTCACCAGATCAAAGCGGAATAGCCGGCACTCAATTGGGCCATTGAAAAGCGGGGTTCGTTTTGCTGCCCGTAAACGCATTTGGCCGGGCAGACCGCGGTCAGAAGTTAAAACAAAGGCTTGCCAACCCGTAAAAC
Encoded here:
- a CDS encoding Rpn family recombination-promoting nuclease/putative transposase, giving the protein MNNLSMPHDALFKLFLMDIEIAKEFLQIHLPDSWQQEFDFNTLSLAPGAFVEANLSQHYSDIVYSVHVMKNQGLAYILLEHESAVGKLTPFKLWRYQSAIMKQHLNQGDTLLPVVLPLIFYRGTDPYKGSLCLLECFRHKPIAQKIFALTEPIQLIALSTIPDEMLMTHKRCAVMELAQKHIHGLELMELAPKIFELFERYPISIEKRKALLYYLANEGRGLDKQFVQSMINIAPHYQEDIMSAAQYLIEEGRQKGLLEGLLEGQQKGLLEGQQKGLLEGWQKAALEIAKNLLAGGAALDLIKQATKLSDDKIKELTCH
- a CDS encoding NACHT domain-containing protein; this translates as MQRISGVSNFKRNALGYSQLHYFKEGKKYLDRAYQQQSQNLLEARRLFSKAQTFFNKIPPAEKNTEINRNIAQAHLEHGNRLRDMGFIKEARASYEAARAFDQPAADEKLQALSVVKTPGFPQKLVFQNLIASSVNLDARVLLSSAALRATCFKHNLPPVVVDTDHSTAARDIKNTRHLARCLQSTQSPPTQELNELARNILEAFAQRDFKDLDLWREVVPLAATADPEKCRYLIGKAHDALVIQEKLLDLSALQSLAMMIHNLPEALFKKSAGDLVKLLQTLTRRLSSEHIEGNVQQFQLLLHTTSQVLDAMAKASVTGINRIQVQEPLDKVLAKLSQTPELRFQAYYARQALAHIPNDESRWQETWRRSSSVILGATNLAHVVQTFDPKKLLNAFDHFSEAFSGASETVKRLAELADEMNDFGATVLATGTAIRDRLTKSKQQRWYAALQFLDTCLEEGQLVPFEQFARHSLYSRNEAFLLGLCQRLEQIARIQTEDTTQAAALQFLGDVVQNKSRQWGQYARVQQAVRHALGRLAKTQTLSERMQAQVRALLEQLPPMLQQAKTAHAIDHYVVPVWDPAWQQVGTQLLQLARGDDLLLTQSQSVMLQSSKAPLAFLGLEKDILALEAHYAKELEEVDEVKDALAMYVAPQGKLTVDASEHFDLERKVSAFLASEKKVFLLLGEAGSGKSTFNRHLARRLWDDYHKAQSSQERPIPLFIPLSTLEDSSKNLIEQYLAGQGLSKAQIEALRQARRFIFILDGYDELAQRSRAFYADNRLDRWQAHVIMSSRPEYLGSGYQSKFQPQGKPRLFEECRLAPFSDASIEHYIHQYVKYVKPKWGAQEYQQAFKGAPELKDLVRNPFMLNMALEVLSTLDSHKSRKSRLTRVALYDIFVDNWSARSQERLGRIQLRPAEQEAFERLDEEGFVAHEIEFSQRFAVALHLARAVTVTYSAASDAKHGDWREEFLGNAEKTRLLRFNAPLIRQDNQYRFIHKSLQDYFVARALWEEMRTSAGSGQELSKELSATNNQRLLWNELEDFFALQPAALLNQLNVVEDPAVLSFLVEQVRQEPTLIKSLLAWVKASKTRDGIDRAAANALTILVKAGRQLNGLDLSQIKVPGADLSYGVFDQTQFKGADLREVKFRGAWLRGANLETAQLRGINFGELPSLELNSKVSDCCYSPDGHWLAVGTSEGEIKLYRTEALELVHTLAGADDAVRVNSVSFSPNSEFLASGGEDTKVTLWQVESGDAVHVFEGHSDAVNSVSFSPNGEFLVSGSRDKTAKLWRTESGEELHTFAGHSDRVRSVSFSPNGEIFASGSKDGTVKLWRTAGGEALRTLECHGSAVNSVNFSPNGELLAAGNYRVAKLWEVASGKELHALEGHNGWVSSVNFSPNGKFLASGSSDNMVKLWSVESGEELSTLEGHSGRVKGLSFSPDSKFLVSGSGDGTVKLWRVEDGEERPMLGGHSHGVRSVKFSPNGEYLASGSADNTVKLWSVKSGEELRTLTGHTLSVLKVNFSLDGKFLASGSWDNTVKLWNVDNAEELHTFAGHSERISSVSFSPDGKLLASGSWDNTVKLWSVDRKAELYTLKAHDSWVSSVNFSPDGKLLASASKDGSVKLWNIENGEMLRVLEGHWPGVSSVTFSSDGKLLASGGADKVVKLWQVDSGKIVHTLAGHTHWVMSVNFSPDNTLLVSSGKDEAVRLWSVETGECKATLPCFFDWVDSIVWPESAEHIIKLAGGKGRAAHIWQIEPKANDWRVGLYWASSQNQLTLTHASIQDAQGLSPMNVRLFAQRQIQG